A single genomic interval of Noviherbaspirillum saxi harbors:
- a CDS encoding 3-oxoadipyl-CoA thiolase: MLDAYIYDGLRSPIGRHGGALAAVRPDDLVAEIMRAVVARNPWQPEQIEDVILGDTNQAGEDSRNVARNALLAAGLPVTIGGQTVNRLCASGLAAIMDAARAVTCGEGELYLAGGVESMSRAPFVVAKSESAFSRDFKVFDTTIGARFPNPKVTKEYGGHTMPETGDNVARDCGITREQADAFALASQMKYHAALQDGFYAGEIHPISVPTGRKTPPVIVDKDEHPRPETTGATLEKLKPLFEGGVVTAGNASGINDGAAALLIGSRAIGEKAGKAPMVRILSAAVAGVEPRVMGIGPVFAIRKALERAKLTLADMDIIEINEAFASQVLGCLKMLDIDFNDSRVNPNGGAIAIGHPLGASGARLALSASRELARRNGRYAVVSLCIGVGQGLAVVIEKV; the protein is encoded by the coding sequence ATGCTCGACGCGTATATCTATGACGGGCTGCGTTCGCCCATCGGCCGCCACGGCGGCGCACTGGCCGCTGTCCGCCCGGACGACCTGGTTGCCGAAATCATGCGCGCAGTCGTCGCACGCAATCCTTGGCAGCCGGAACAGATCGAAGATGTAATCCTCGGCGATACCAATCAGGCCGGCGAAGACTCGCGCAATGTGGCGCGCAATGCATTGCTGGCAGCGGGCCTGCCGGTAACGATAGGCGGCCAGACCGTGAACCGCCTGTGCGCCAGCGGCCTGGCCGCGATCATGGACGCAGCACGCGCGGTCACCTGCGGCGAAGGCGAACTCTATCTGGCCGGCGGCGTTGAAAGCATGAGCCGCGCGCCTTTCGTCGTCGCCAAATCCGAGTCTGCCTTCAGCCGCGACTTCAAGGTATTCGACACCACGATAGGCGCTCGCTTTCCCAATCCGAAAGTCACCAAGGAGTATGGTGGACACACGATGCCGGAAACCGGCGACAACGTCGCCCGCGATTGCGGCATCACGCGTGAACAGGCCGATGCTTTCGCCCTCGCCTCGCAGATGAAATATCACGCCGCATTGCAAGACGGTTTCTATGCCGGCGAAATTCATCCGATCAGCGTACCGACCGGCCGCAAGACCCCGCCGGTAATAGTCGACAAGGATGAGCATCCGCGTCCCGAAACCACTGGCGCCACGCTCGAAAAGCTCAAACCGCTGTTCGAAGGCGGCGTGGTCACCGCGGGTAATGCATCGGGCATCAATGACGGCGCGGCCGCATTGCTGATCGGCAGCCGCGCAATCGGAGAAAAGGCCGGCAAGGCGCCGATGGTGCGCATCCTGTCGGCCGCTGTCGCTGGAGTGGAGCCACGCGTAATGGGCATCGGTCCCGTGTTCGCGATTCGCAAGGCGCTGGAGCGCGCCAAGCTGACGCTGGCCGACATGGACATCATCGAAATCAACGAAGCCTTCGCCAGCCAGGTGCTCGGTTGCCTGAAGATGCTGGACATCGACTTCAACGATAGCCGCGTCAATCCGAACGGCGGCGCGATCGCGATCGGCCACCCGCTAGGCGCATCGGGCGCGCGTCTGGCCTTGAGCGCCAGCCGCGAACTGGCGCGCCGCAATGGCCGCTACGCCGTGGTCAGCCTGTGTATCGGCGTTGGTCAAGGCCTGGCCGTCGTCATTGAAAAAGTTTAA
- a CDS encoding acyl-CoA dehydrogenase, which translates to MTSKVQFHWDDPLLLDQQLNNDERMVRDAAAAYCQDKLQPRVLEAFRHEKTDPAIFREMGELGLLGPTIPEQYGGPGLNYVSYGLIAREVERVDSGYRSMMSVQSSLVMVPIFEFGNEQTKEKYLPKLATGEWIGCFGLTEPDHGSDPGSMVTRAKKVNGGYSLSGSKMWISNSPIADVFVVWAKDDEGAIRGFVLEKGWKGLSAPKIEGKFGLRASITGEIVMDDVFCPEENAFPEVRGLKGPFTCLNSARYGIAWGALGAAEACWHTARQYVLDRKQFGKPLAANQLIQKKLADMQTEITMGLQGCLRLGRMKDEGTAAVAITSMMKRNSCGKALDVARMARDMLGGNGISDEFGVIRHMVNLEVVNTYEGTHDIHALILGREQTGIAAF; encoded by the coding sequence ATGACTAGCAAAGTGCAATTCCATTGGGACGATCCGTTGCTGCTGGACCAGCAGTTGAACAATGACGAGCGCATGGTGCGCGATGCCGCCGCAGCCTACTGCCAGGACAAGCTGCAGCCGCGCGTGCTCGAAGCCTTCCGCCATGAAAAAACCGATCCGGCGATCTTTCGCGAAATGGGCGAACTCGGCTTGCTTGGCCCCACCATTCCCGAGCAATACGGCGGTCCCGGCCTGAACTATGTGTCCTACGGCTTGATCGCGCGCGAAGTCGAACGCGTCGATTCCGGCTACCGCTCGATGATGAGCGTGCAAAGCTCGCTGGTGATGGTGCCGATCTTTGAATTCGGCAATGAGCAGACCAAGGAGAAATACCTGCCCAAGCTGGCGACCGGCGAATGGATAGGCTGCTTCGGCCTGACCGAACCCGATCATGGCTCCGATCCGGGTTCCATGGTCACGCGGGCGAAGAAGGTCAATGGCGGTTACAGCCTGTCCGGCAGCAAGATGTGGATTTCCAATTCCCCGATCGCCGATGTGTTCGTGGTCTGGGCCAAGGATGATGAAGGTGCGATTCGCGGCTTCGTATTGGAAAAAGGCTGGAAGGGATTGTCGGCGCCCAAGATCGAAGGCAAGTTTGGCTTGCGTGCGTCGATCACTGGCGAAATCGTGATGGATGACGTGTTCTGTCCGGAAGAAAACGCGTTTCCGGAAGTGCGTGGACTAAAGGGACCGTTCACCTGCCTCAATTCTGCCCGTTACGGCATTGCCTGGGGTGCCTTGGGTGCAGCCGAAGCCTGCTGGCATACCGCACGCCAGTACGTGCTGGACCGCAAGCAGTTCGGCAAGCCGCTGGCAGCCAACCAGCTGATCCAGAAAAAGCTGGCCGACATGCAAACCGAAATCACGATGGGTTTGCAGGGTTGTCTGCGGCTGGGGCGGATGAAGGATGAAGGCACGGCGGCAGTCGCGATCACGTCGATGATGAAGCGCAATTCCTGCGGCAAGGCCTTGGACGTGGCGCGGATGGCGCGCGACATGCTGGGCGGGAACGGGATCTCGGACGAGTTCGGTGTGATCCGTCACATGGTGAACCTGGAAGTGGTGAACACCTATGAAGGTACGCATGACATTCATGCGTTGATCCTGGGCCGCGAACAGACTGGCATTGCGGCGTTTTAA
- a CDS encoding acyl-CoA dehydrogenase family protein has product MDLNFTPEELAFRQEVREFVASSLPPDIQHKVLNGLILQSDDYIRWQKILHAKGWGGASWRKDFGGPGWSATQQYIFEEECAAAGAPRTIPFGLKMVAPVIMQYGSPAQQERFLPKILAAEEWWCQGYSEPGAGSDLASVKTRAVREGDHYVVNGQKTWTTQGQYADWIFCLVRTDTEAKSQRGISFILIDMKTPGITVRPIITMDGAHEVNEVWFEDVRVPVENLVGEENAGWTYAKFLLGHERTNIAGIGIAKREIARLKRIASLETKNRKPLIEDPMFASRIAQIEIDLTALEITNLRVLSAEAERRAPGPEASILKIKGTEIQQAITEALVQAVGTYALPLRREAMAAGYQGDAVGPFYATPLAANYLNMRKLSIYGGSNEIQKNIISQMILGL; this is encoded by the coding sequence ATGGACCTGAATTTCACTCCGGAAGAATTAGCCTTCCGCCAGGAAGTGCGCGAGTTTGTCGCCAGCTCTCTTCCGCCGGATATCCAGCACAAGGTGCTGAACGGCCTGATCCTGCAAAGCGACGATTACATACGCTGGCAAAAGATCCTGCACGCCAAAGGCTGGGGCGGCGCTTCCTGGCGTAAGGACTTCGGCGGTCCCGGATGGAGCGCGACGCAACAGTATATTTTTGAAGAAGAATGCGCTGCCGCAGGCGCTCCGCGCACCATTCCATTCGGCCTGAAGATGGTGGCGCCGGTCATCATGCAATATGGCTCGCCGGCACAGCAGGAACGTTTTCTGCCGAAGATTCTGGCTGCGGAAGAATGGTGGTGCCAAGGTTATTCCGAACCGGGTGCCGGCTCCGACCTTGCATCCGTCAAGACACGCGCGGTACGCGAAGGCGATCACTATGTCGTCAATGGTCAAAAGACCTGGACCACGCAAGGTCAATACGCGGACTGGATTTTCTGCCTGGTGCGCACCGATACCGAAGCCAAGTCGCAGCGCGGCATTTCTTTCATCCTGATCGACATGAAGACGCCCGGCATTACCGTGCGCCCGATCATCACGATGGATGGCGCGCATGAAGTCAACGAAGTATGGTTTGAAGATGTACGGGTTCCAGTCGAGAACCTCGTCGGCGAAGAAAACGCCGGATGGACCTATGCGAAATTCCTTCTCGGCCATGAGCGCACCAATATCGCAGGCATCGGCATCGCCAAGCGCGAGATCGCGCGCCTGAAGCGCATTGCTTCGCTCGAAACCAAGAACCGCAAGCCGCTGATCGAAGATCCGATGTTCGCGTCACGCATCGCGCAAATCGAAATCGACTTGACCGCGCTCGAAATCACGAACCTGCGCGTCCTCTCGGCCGAAGCCGAACGCCGCGCACCGGGTCCGGAAGCGTCGATTCTCAAGATCAAGGGCACGGAAATCCAGCAAGCGATCACCGAAGCGCTGGTGCAAGCGGTCGGCACCTATGCCTTGCCGCTGCGCCGGGAAGCGATGGCGGCCGGTTACCAGGGCGATGCAGTCGGACCCTTCTATGCGACGCCGCTGGCGGCCAACTACCTGAACATGCGCAAGCTGTCGATCTACGGCGGCTCGAATGAAATTCAAAAGAACATCATCTCGCAGATGATCCTTGGCCTGTAG
- a CDS encoding acyl-CoA dehydrogenase family protein has product MDFTFTEEQQMLLDTTRRFVAKDYGFEARRQIKEKSADGFSREIWQGLADIGLLSLNVPEADGGLGGSAIDNMLAMNAVGEGLLLEPYLACAVLATKTLALLGNDAQRAEWLPALAAGEKIVVLAHDEPKTRFDRLAIDTRSWPVGNGYLLTGHKCVVTHAGSADMLLITARIGKADETGPLAVFCVPVDAPGLDKTTYNTVDGVRASDVRLNQVFVPATALLDGGADSEAKIAEVLDFGLAAVCAEAVGALDKLLAATVEYARNRKQFGQPIGKFQALQHRMADMVLHIEQARSMSYLAAVRCTDTDAATRARAMSAAKVVIGQACRFVGQQAVQLHGGMGVTDELDVSHYFKRLMAIELQFGSTDQHLEQYAAQLA; this is encoded by the coding sequence ATGGACTTTACCTTCACCGAAGAACAGCAGATGCTGCTCGACACCACGCGACGTTTCGTGGCCAAGGATTATGGATTCGAAGCGCGCCGCCAGATCAAGGAAAAATCGGCGGACGGTTTCAGCCGCGAGATCTGGCAAGGCCTGGCCGATATCGGCCTGCTGTCGTTGAATGTGCCTGAAGCCGACGGCGGCCTTGGCGGCAGCGCGATCGACAATATGCTGGCGATGAATGCGGTGGGCGAAGGCTTGCTGCTGGAACCCTATCTCGCCTGTGCGGTACTCGCTACCAAAACCCTGGCACTGCTGGGCAACGATGCGCAGCGTGCGGAATGGCTGCCGGCATTGGCGGCCGGCGAAAAAATCGTGGTACTTGCCCACGATGAACCCAAAACACGTTTCGACCGCCTTGCCATCGATACGCGTTCCTGGCCGGTAGGCAACGGCTATCTGCTGACCGGCCACAAGTGCGTCGTCACGCATGCCGGTTCGGCCGATATGCTGCTGATCACGGCCCGCATCGGCAAGGCCGATGAAACCGGTCCGCTCGCGGTCTTCTGCGTCCCTGTCGATGCGCCCGGTCTCGACAAGACCACCTACAACACTGTCGACGGCGTGCGTGCCAGCGATGTGCGGCTCAATCAGGTATTCGTTCCCGCCACCGCCCTGCTTGACGGCGGTGCGGATAGCGAAGCAAAGATTGCCGAGGTATTGGACTTCGGCCTGGCGGCCGTCTGCGCCGAAGCGGTCGGCGCACTCGACAAGCTGCTGGCGGCGACAGTCGAATACGCACGCAACCGCAAGCAGTTCGGCCAGCCCATCGGCAAGTTCCAGGCCCTGCAGCACAGAATGGCTGACATGGTGCTGCATATCGAACAGGCGCGCTCCATGAGTTACCTGGCGGCGGTGCGTTGCACCGACACCGATGCAGCCACACGTGCGCGCGCGATGTCGGCGGCCAAGGTCGTGATCGGACAGGCGTGCCGGTTCGTCGGCCAGCAGGCGGTGCAACTGCATGGCGGCATGGGTGTCACCGATGAACTCGATGTCAGCCATTACTTCAAGCGGTTGATGGCCATCGAACTGCAGTTCGGCAGCACGGACCAGCATCTCGAACAGTACGCGGCGCAACTGGCCTGA
- a CDS encoding universal stress protein — protein MAYKTILVHVDKSRRAEQRMELAASIAARQNAHLIGAAMTGISRYAYQSGALTQADPHLTDHLMVHLDLLRERAREGLQNFERIARNAQVRSYESPLIDDAPNMGISLRARYSDLTVIGQFDPDGRSSLILPNFPEYVVMNSGRPVLIVPFAGQFNTVGRKIMIAWDGSVAATRAVNDALPLLQQADIVYIAVFDQEPDDETHGDQPGDDIALFLARHDVKVEVTRETTKDDIGNALLSLAADVDVDMIVMGGYGHSRFSEILLGGTTRTMLKSMTVPVLMSH, from the coding sequence ATGGCTTACAAAACCATTCTCGTGCATGTCGACAAATCACGCCGGGCCGAGCAGCGCATGGAACTCGCGGCAAGCATTGCGGCCCGGCAGAATGCCCACCTGATTGGCGCCGCAATGACTGGGATATCTCGGTATGCTTACCAATCCGGAGCCCTTACCCAAGCAGACCCTCACCTTACAGACCATCTGATGGTGCATCTGGATCTGCTGCGCGAACGGGCTCGCGAGGGCTTGCAGAATTTTGAACGCATCGCCCGCAACGCTCAGGTACGCTCGTACGAATCGCCGCTGATCGATGATGCCCCCAACATGGGTATCAGTCTGCGCGCACGCTACAGCGACCTTACGGTGATCGGTCAGTTCGATCCGGACGGCAGGTCGTCCCTGATACTGCCGAACTTTCCCGAGTATGTCGTCATGAATTCCGGCAGGCCGGTTCTGATTGTTCCCTTTGCCGGACAGTTCAATACCGTGGGACGCAAGATAATGATTGCCTGGGACGGCAGCGTGGCGGCCACCCGCGCGGTCAACGATGCGCTTCCGCTACTGCAGCAGGCCGACATTGTGTACATTGCGGTTTTCGATCAAGAGCCCGACGACGAAACGCATGGCGATCAGCCCGGCGATGACATCGCGCTCTTTCTCGCGCGGCATGACGTCAAGGTCGAGGTCACCCGTGAAACGACGAAGGACGATATCGGCAATGCCTTACTATCGCTCGCGGCCGATGTCGATGTCGACATGATTGTAATGGGCGGTTATGGTCATTCCCGCTTCAGCGAAATTTTGCTGGGCGGGACGACGCGCACCATGCTCAAGTCGATGACGGTCCCGGTGCTGATGTCGCACTGA
- a CDS encoding PHA/PHB synthase family protein encodes MDNPTQSASMAPERLASGWLGIPASPHPRHEDAGKNLDRVLQAGIGRFTGGISPAAIWMAYVDWIIHLHLSPAKQEELLLDAWNKLGRWNEYGWDLARHAGQAHDTGVRPLPQDKRFIDPTWQQWPFNVAYQGFLMTQQWWHRATTDISGVSRHHEDVVTFGARQLLDMLSPSNFPITNPVVLHETIRSGGLNFWRGAVNAINDWKEEITGKPSEQPYKVGETLAVTPGNVVFRNRLIELIQYTPTTPTVHAVPVLFIPAWIMKYYILDLSPHNSLVRYLVGKGYTVFMISWKNPHANDRDFSMNDYRELGVMAAVNAICSITGAPRVSAVGYCLGGTLLSIAAATMARDGDQRLANMTLFASQVDFKEPGELSLFIDESQVALLESIMWEKGYLDSKQMAGAFHILRSNDLIWSRRLNQYLLGRTETVNDLMAWNTDTTRMPYRMHTEYLRDLFLENKLAEGRYEVSGQPIALTDIRVPIFSVGTLTDHVAPWRSAYKIHLLTDTDVTFLLTSGGHNAGVVSPPGHPNRRYQVGTSAHHAPYIDPEIWHANTPSNEDSWWPEWENWMAARSGDLVMPPRMGKALCDAPGTYVLQS; translated from the coding sequence ATGGACAATCCCACACAGTCGGCGTCGATGGCGCCGGAAAGACTTGCCAGTGGATGGCTCGGCATCCCAGCTTCCCCGCATCCACGGCATGAGGACGCCGGAAAGAATCTTGACCGCGTATTGCAGGCGGGGATAGGCCGATTCACCGGCGGCATTTCGCCGGCCGCAATCTGGATGGCCTATGTCGACTGGATCATTCATTTGCATCTGTCTCCTGCCAAGCAGGAAGAATTGCTGCTGGATGCCTGGAACAAGCTCGGACGCTGGAATGAATACGGCTGGGATCTGGCGCGCCATGCCGGTCAAGCGCACGACACCGGCGTCAGGCCGCTGCCTCAGGACAAGCGTTTTATCGATCCGACTTGGCAACAATGGCCGTTCAATGTTGCGTATCAGGGGTTTCTGATGACGCAGCAATGGTGGCACCGTGCCACGACGGATATCAGCGGCGTGTCGCGTCACCATGAAGATGTAGTTACATTTGGCGCACGGCAACTGCTAGACATGCTGTCGCCATCCAACTTTCCCATCACCAATCCCGTGGTGCTGCATGAAACCATACGCAGCGGCGGCCTCAATTTCTGGCGCGGCGCCGTCAATGCCATCAACGACTGGAAGGAAGAGATCACCGGAAAACCATCCGAGCAGCCATACAAGGTCGGAGAAACGCTCGCGGTTACGCCGGGCAACGTGGTGTTCCGCAACCGGCTCATTGAACTGATCCAGTACACGCCGACCACGCCGACCGTACATGCGGTTCCCGTGCTGTTCATACCGGCATGGATCATGAAGTACTACATCCTCGACCTGTCGCCGCATAACTCGCTGGTGCGCTATCTGGTTGGCAAGGGTTACACCGTATTCATGATTTCATGGAAGAACCCGCATGCGAACGACCGGGACTTTTCCATGAACGACTACCGCGAACTCGGCGTCATGGCCGCCGTCAATGCGATCTGCAGCATCACCGGTGCGCCCCGCGTCAGCGCGGTCGGCTACTGCCTTGGCGGTACGCTGCTGTCGATTGCTGCGGCCACGATGGCCCGCGATGGCGATCAGCGGCTCGCAAACATGACGCTGTTTGCCTCGCAGGTCGATTTCAAGGAGCCGGGCGAGCTTTCGCTGTTCATCGACGAAAGCCAGGTCGCGCTGCTGGAATCGATCATGTGGGAGAAAGGCTACCTCGACAGTAAGCAGATGGCGGGTGCCTTCCACATTCTTCGGTCCAATGACCTGATCTGGTCGCGACGCCTGAACCAGTACCTGCTCGGCCGGACCGAAACGGTGAACGACCTGATGGCATGGAATACCGATACCACACGCATGCCCTATCGCATGCATACCGAGTATCTGCGCGATCTTTTCCTGGAAAACAAGCTGGCTGAAGGCCGTTATGAAGTCAGCGGACAGCCGATCGCACTGACCGACATCCGAGTGCCGATCTTTTCGGTCGGTACGCTGACCGATCACGTCGCACCCTGGCGATCGGCGTACAAGATCCATCTGCTGACCGATACCGACGTCACTTTCCTGCTGACCAGCGGCGGGCACAATGCCGGCGTGGTATCGCCGCCCGGACACCCCAACCGCCGCTATCAGGTCGGCACCAGCGCGCATCACGCGCCATATATCGACCCGGAGATCTGGCATGCGAACACGCCGTCCAACGAGGATTCGTGGTGGCCGGAATGGGAAAACTGGATGGCCGCGCGATCGGGGGACCTGGTCATGCCGCCCCGCATGGGTAAGGCGCTGTGCGACGCGCCGGGGACCTATGTACTCCAATCCTGA
- a CDS encoding AMP-binding protein, which produces MNSIPYLQEEKPLHEYLRQHARTQPDKPAYIWYGNTLSYAELDRLSDRFAARLHGLGVKQGDRVVLFLQNCPQYAIAHFGIQKLGAIVSPCSPLFKKHELEYQVGDLGAEVIVAADNLYPVVQEVLDRTQLRHVFLTSYGDFLPTEPTIDVPSEIRIPKQRVDGTLDLLDALREAVGEAPSPVLAMDDVVLMTYTSGTTGMPKGAMLTYRNALFKTAGATYAAGVDSSTVTLAIAPLYHIAGMLMGLNVTIYTGATAVLMYRFDPAPVLQAIDRYQISHWYSIAPMNVAVMQVPGADKYNLRSLKVNPCTSFGITLTQVLADQWRDFTGGCQTFEAAYGLSETHTCDTCTPRDAIKWGTQGKLLPGVECRIVDQQSGAALPFGEMGEITLRSAGNFKGYWNKPDATAASLRDGWVYTGDMGTLDADGYLTFSGRFKEMIKVSGYSVFPEEVETILIKHPAVRQAAVIGIPDPNKGEVIKAVIVRKPEASATTVEDIIAWSREQMSAYKVPKTVEFREELPATGTGKVLRRLLKDG; this is translated from the coding sequence GTGAATAGCATCCCCTACCTGCAAGAAGAAAAACCTTTGCATGAGTACCTGCGCCAGCATGCGCGCACCCAGCCGGACAAGCCCGCTTACATCTGGTACGGAAATACCTTGAGCTATGCGGAACTGGACCGGCTGAGCGACCGCTTCGCTGCCAGACTGCACGGACTCGGCGTGAAGCAGGGCGACCGCGTGGTGCTGTTCCTGCAGAACTGTCCGCAATATGCGATCGCACATTTCGGCATTCAAAAGCTCGGCGCCATCGTCAGCCCCTGCAGTCCGCTGTTCAAGAAACACGAGCTTGAATACCAGGTGGGCGACCTCGGCGCGGAAGTGATTGTCGCAGCCGACAATCTTTATCCCGTCGTGCAGGAAGTTCTGGATCGTACGCAGTTGCGGCATGTGTTTCTCACCAGTTATGGCGACTTTCTTCCGACCGAACCGACTATCGACGTGCCGTCCGAGATCAGGATTCCGAAGCAGCGTGTCGATGGCACGCTGGACCTGCTCGACGCCTTGCGGGAAGCAGTCGGAGAAGCGCCGAGCCCGGTGCTGGCAATGGACGATGTCGTGCTGATGACCTATACGTCGGGTACAACCGGCATGCCGAAGGGCGCGATGCTTACTTACCGCAACGCCTTGTTCAAGACCGCCGGCGCGACATATGCAGCCGGCGTCGACAGCAGCACGGTCACACTCGCGATTGCCCCGCTATATCACATTGCCGGGATGCTGATGGGCCTGAATGTGACGATCTATACCGGTGCTACTGCGGTGCTCATGTACCGTTTCGATCCCGCACCGGTGCTGCAGGCCATCGACCGCTATCAGATCAGCCACTGGTATAGCATCGCGCCGATGAATGTGGCGGTCATGCAGGTACCAGGCGCGGACAAATACAATCTGCGCTCGCTCAAGGTCAATCCCTGCACCAGTTTCGGCATTACATTGACTCAGGTGCTGGCCGACCAGTGGCGCGACTTTACTGGTGGCTGCCAGACATTTGAGGCCGCCTACGGATTGTCCGAAACCCATACCTGCGATACCTGCACGCCGCGTGACGCGATCAAATGGGGCACGCAGGGCAAACTGCTGCCGGGCGTCGAATGCCGTATCGTCGACCAGCAGAGCGGTGCGGCGCTGCCGTTCGGAGAGATGGGAGAAATTACGCTGCGCAGCGCGGGTAACTTCAAAGGCTACTGGAACAAGCCCGACGCAACCGCGGCAAGCTTGCGCGACGGCTGGGTGTACACCGGCGATATGGGGACGCTCGATGCCGATGGTTACCTGACATTCAGCGGCCGCTTCAAGGAAATGATCAAGGTCTCGGGCTACAGCGTGTTTCCCGAAGAAGTCGAGACTATTTTGATCAAGCATCCGGCTGTCAGACAGGCAGCGGTGATCGGCATTCCCGATCCGAACAAGGGAGAGGTGATCAAGGCTGTCATTGTGCGCAAGCCGGAAGCGTCAGCGACAACGGTGGAAGACATCATTGCCTGGAGCCGTGAACAGATGTCGGCATACAAAGTGCCGAAAACTGTCGAGTTTCGCGAAGAGTTGCCTGCGACAGGGACGGGTAAGGTGCTGCGCAGGTTGTTGAAGGATGGATAA
- a CDS encoding TetR/AcrR family transcriptional regulator: MKTESIRTRGAESSGSISVHDQKREHILAVAEDLFYRNGYAGTTIADIVRELGVTKPFLYYYFSSKSDIFETLCWRASHACLTAMHFKPDDERAAIDKLREGLHRFAAANVSYFKSGTFAYREGGALDPAFMKKLRTMARRFYKELCALLEQARNDGELDFDDAKLTALSIGSIAGFMYTWYKPGGRIGPEDMVKELTRILMKIAGAYSQPASAASKIGRGRNAGRAIRNPSI; the protein is encoded by the coding sequence ATGAAGACGGAAAGCATACGGACGAGAGGTGCGGAGTCATCAGGGTCCATCAGCGTGCACGACCAGAAGCGCGAGCATATCCTCGCGGTAGCCGAAGATTTGTTTTACCGCAATGGCTATGCGGGCACGACGATAGCCGACATTGTCCGCGAACTCGGCGTGACCAAGCCGTTTCTTTACTACTATTTTTCGAGCAAGAGCGATATTTTCGAAACCCTGTGCTGGCGCGCTTCGCATGCCTGCCTGACTGCGATGCATTTCAAACCGGATGACGAACGCGCGGCTATCGATAAACTTCGCGAAGGCTTGCACCGGTTTGCCGCCGCCAATGTGAGCTATTTCAAATCCGGAACATTTGCCTATCGCGAAGGCGGCGCACTCGATCCGGCATTCATGAAAAAACTGCGCACCATGGCGCGCCGTTTCTACAAGGAGCTATGCGCGCTGCTGGAGCAGGCGCGCAACGACGGCGAGCTTGATTTCGACGATGCCAAGCTGACTGCCCTTTCCATAGGCAGTATCGCGGGATTCATGTACACCTGGTACAAGCCGGGCGGACGCATCGGTCCCGAAGACATGGTGAAAGAACTCACACGCATTCTGATGAAAATCGCCGGCGCGTATTCTCAGCCGGCATCCGCCGCAAGCAAGATCGGTCGTGGCCGCAATGCGGGCCGAGCCATCCGCAATCCATCCATATGA